The following proteins are encoded in a genomic region of Sporichthya brevicatena:
- a CDS encoding acyclic terpene utilization AtuA family protein, with the protein MTSAVPDHIVIANCGGFWGDDPTAARRQVEGGPIDYLVMDYLAEVTMAILQKQKAKKPELGYAGDFLTQLRDVLVSCMDKGVTIIANAGGVNPHACAAAVEKLAEELGVRDKVKLGVVSGDDLYSDLDDLLAAGQALTNMETGRPLSDIRDAVSSANVYIGAPAIVRALELGANVIVAGRVTDTSVAMAPMIHRFGWAGDDWDKLAAGVVAGHIIECGCQCTGGNFTDWHLVPDHRNMGYPLVEVYPNGEFVVTKHPGTGGLVSVHTVSEQLLYEMGGPAYLSPDCVARFDSIELTQEGPDRVRVSGIVGAPPPELLKVAVSYSDGYRSVGRLLLSGPDTLRKANKVAEVFWHAAGGQDLYEEASTQFIGWDASHPSLTATEPSEVLIQFGVRDRDKAKIEAHFAPMVVGIMLQALPGMTVPADQGRPRVAEVVAHWPALIARDAVKATVTVDGVTEPVSSAAAAYTDVRVPPAPLAKPTPADDAQPVAEGETVTVPLMQLCIGRSGDKGDTGNVGIRARSPEIYHWIQANITSEVVKQQFKDICYGEVERFELPNLLALNFLLHESLGGGGANSLRFDAQGKTFSQYLLSMEVTVPAALVTTAG; encoded by the coding sequence GTGACCTCTGCTGTCCCTGATCACATCGTCATCGCCAACTGTGGCGGGTTCTGGGGGGATGACCCCACGGCTGCCCGGCGTCAGGTGGAGGGTGGTCCGATCGACTACCTGGTCATGGACTACCTGGCCGAGGTGACGATGGCGATTCTGCAGAAGCAGAAGGCCAAGAAGCCCGAGCTCGGATACGCCGGGGACTTCCTGACCCAGCTGCGGGACGTGCTGGTGTCCTGCATGGACAAGGGCGTCACGATCATCGCGAACGCCGGCGGGGTGAACCCGCACGCGTGCGCGGCGGCGGTCGAGAAGCTCGCCGAGGAGCTCGGGGTCCGGGACAAGGTCAAGCTGGGTGTGGTGTCCGGGGACGACCTGTACTCCGACCTGGACGACCTGCTGGCCGCGGGTCAGGCGCTGACGAACATGGAGACCGGCCGGCCGCTGTCGGACATCCGGGACGCGGTGTCCTCGGCGAACGTCTACATCGGCGCGCCGGCGATCGTGCGCGCGCTGGAGCTGGGCGCGAACGTCATCGTCGCGGGCCGGGTCACCGACACCTCGGTGGCGATGGCCCCGATGATCCACCGCTTCGGCTGGGCCGGCGACGACTGGGACAAGCTGGCCGCGGGTGTGGTCGCCGGGCACATCATCGAGTGCGGCTGCCAGTGCACGGGCGGGAACTTCACCGACTGGCACCTGGTCCCGGACCACCGCAACATGGGTTACCCGCTGGTCGAGGTCTACCCCAACGGTGAGTTCGTGGTGACCAAGCACCCCGGCACCGGTGGCCTGGTCTCGGTGCACACGGTCTCCGAGCAGCTGCTGTACGAGATGGGGGGCCCGGCGTACCTGTCCCCGGACTGCGTCGCCCGCTTCGACTCGATCGAGCTGACCCAGGAGGGCCCGGACCGGGTCCGCGTCTCCGGCATCGTCGGCGCCCCGCCGCCCGAGTTGCTCAAGGTCGCGGTGTCCTACTCCGACGGCTACCGCTCCGTGGGCCGGTTGCTGCTCTCGGGCCCGGACACCCTGCGCAAGGCGAACAAGGTCGCCGAGGTGTTCTGGCACGCCGCGGGCGGTCAGGACCTGTACGAGGAGGCCTCGACCCAGTTCATCGGCTGGGACGCCTCCCACCCCTCGCTGACCGCGACCGAGCCCAGTGAGGTCCTGATCCAGTTCGGCGTCCGCGACCGCGACAAGGCCAAGATCGAGGCGCACTTCGCCCCGATGGTCGTCGGCATCATGCTCCAGGCCCTGCCCGGCATGACCGTCCCGGCCGACCAGGGCCGCCCGCGCGTGGCCGAGGTCGTCGCCCACTGGCCCGCGCTGATCGCCCGCGACGCGGTCAAGGCCACCGTGACGGTCGACGGGGTCACCGAGCCGGTGTCCTCGGCCGCCGCGGCCTACACCGACGTCCGCGTCCCACCGGCCCCGCTCGCCAAGCCCACCCCGGCCGACGACGCCCAGCCGGTGGCAGAGGGGGAGACCGTGACCGTCCCGCTGATGCAGCTGTGCATCGGGCGCTCCGGGGACAAGGGCGACACCGGCAACGTCGGCATCCGCGCCCGCAGCCCCGAGATCTACCACTGGATTCAGGCGAACATCACCAGCGAGGTCGTCAAGCAGCAGTTCAAGGACATCTGCTACGGCGAGGTCGAGCGTTTCGAACTGCCCAACCTGCTCGCCCTGAACTTCTTGCTCCACGAGAGCCTCGGCGGCGGCGGCGCGAACTCCCTGCGCTTCGACGCCCAGGGCAAGACCTTCTCCCAGTACCTGCTCTCCATGGAGGTCACCGTCCCCGCCGCGCTGGTGACCACCGCCGGCTGA